GGGAGTCATATCTTTGAGTGGCGCTCCCGTGACTGGATCCTTGGCCACTCCATTGATGAGCAAACGAACAAAGGGGCAGTTACTGAAGGCATTCACCTGAATCGGGGTGCCCGGGGTGTACTCGTAAGCGCGGTTCCAGTGATGAGCCAGGTGAACTACCGGCTGAATCGTATAAGGAATCCAGTTCGCTTGATAGATGTAATAAAGCAGCCTCGGGAAACGGTTGGCATCCACGGAAGAGTAACCGAGCGAACGCACCATATGTTGCATCGCGGGCTGATTTTGGAACTCCGCCCAGAGACTGTCTTCGCCCGGCGACTCTGCAAAATACCACTGAGCCATGCCAAATGCATTGGCTACTCTGCCTTGCCGCCAATCGTCCAGGTACGGGGCTGCAAACGCCAACTCGTAGTCGTACGCATAGACCGTATTGGCCCCTATGCCCGTCTGAGTGCCGCGCCCGGTGCCCATGTTGTCCCAATACTCCGCGCCAAAGACCGGATTCGGCGCATTGTTGCTCTTGAGCCCCGCCTCGCAGCCTGCGCCATCACACTCACCCATGTAGGAGTACGTGTTCGAGTACGTACGATCGGCCTGCACCCGCGGCTGAATATTGTCCCATGACGTCACCAGGGCAGCGAGTTCATTCGCAAGCGGCTGATTCATCCCACCGTTATCTTCTTCCCAGTCCAGAATCGAAGGATGGCTGCGATCGCGAATGATCATGTCGCGATGCACCTCCTGCTTCAACTGAAGATCATCCGCAGACGGATTGGACGACGCATTCCAATGCCCCTCGCCATCGCCACTCGGCTGGTCAATCATGATGCCGTAGGCGTCGGCCGCCTCGACCATCTCCTCACTGCTGGTCGAGTGACCGGGCCGCCAGATATTTCCGCCCTGGGCAGCAATCTGCGCCATATCGCGCCACCACTGCTCATCTGGAACGGACGAACCAAGCGCCGGATAATCGTACCGGCTCGCGCCTCCCCATAGATACATCGCATGGCCATTGAAGTAGGGGAAGTTCGCATCCCACGTGATCGTGCGGATGCCAAGCGGGCTCTGGAACGAATCCACCACCACGCCGTTCACACTGACGATGTGGTAGACCTTGTACATATACGGCTTGCCGTACGTTGAGTTATTCGGATACCACAGCGTGGGATTCGGAACTGTGATCAATTGATTGAACATCGCTGCCGGCGTCGACGGAAGAGTAGCCGCCGTCAACGGCTGCACCATCTGCATCACCGGCGGAGCCGTCACCACGACATTGCCTGCCGCATCCACAATCTGGGTGGTCAACGTGACCTGCTGTGCCGTGGCAGTCTCGTTGACGACGTTCGTCTGGACCTCCACCACAGCCGAGGCCGCCGTTGCCGTCCCCTCCGCCGCAGGAACCTCGGAGACCGTGCCAACGTAGGTGCCCCAGGACTGCGTGTTGGAGTACACATTCAACGGAATATGGACCGGATTGGTTACATACATGACGACATTGCGAAACAGGCCCGCCATGTCCTGACCAAAGCGGAAGGAGTTAGAAAATTGCGGCTGCTCAAACCACGGATCGCCTCTGGATACATCAATTGCAATAACGTTGTCCGTGGCGCCGTCAGTGTGGAGATAAGGGGTGAGATCGACGACGACCGGTACAAACCCAACCACATGGGTTGCCTGGGCGTTAGCGGCGACAGCGCTGATACCAGGCAGCAGCGTTCCATTGATGAAGACCTGGACCCCAGTATGTGCACCTTCGAGATTAAGCAGGAACTTCTGTCCCGCATACTTAGGGTCTACCTTGAAGTGCAGTCGATACCAGTTTTCTTGCCCCGTGTCAGATCCTGCGCCACCGCCAGAGTCCTGGTTGATAAACGTGCGAGGGATGTTCGCATCATATGGCAGACCGACCTGCCGCCATGCGGAGTCTGAACTCTCCATAAAGCTGACACTCGAATAGTCCGTCGAGTTCTTCGTATTCTCAAACCACCATTGGCTCTGCGGCGCATTGGACACCGAGGCAGCGTCTCCGACATACTGCGGCACTCCCGCCGCAAGATTGATGGTGAATCGCTGCGAAAGCGGCAGCGAGGCTTCAACCTGCTGCGCATGCGTCACGCTCGAGCAAAGAGCTGCAAACAGGATCAAGAACAACGCTGTAGCAAACTTCATTCTTTTCACCTTAAAAAGGCGAGAGTCAAGACCTTCTGTGTCATCCAGTTTGGTATTGCACTGCCGAACAATGGCGAGAGAGCCAAGTATGTTGAGATTGGATCTATTTCGCAGCGGGGAGGAGAGAACGTACATGAAGCTCCTTTGGGTCAACACACACACAAATGCATATCTAAACTTGCGAGCTAGTACGAAAGCTCAAACTCGATAAAACAGCTGATCTATTACTTTGCGGAAAAGCCGCTTGATAACTCAACCGGACCCTGGCTCGAATCCTCGATGGTCCTTGCAGATAGTGCCACAAAACCGCTGTGGATATATGGCTTAATGCGACTAAAGACGAAATAACAGTAAACGGAAGTTTATTGCTGTTCTGCTTGCACATGGCAATAGGTGCACTGTCTGCTCAGAGTGTGCCGACCTCTTGCGGCACCAAGCTCTCGCTATGATTGCGACCGGCAAAAAGCAGGCTCATGCAGACCATGAGGAAGCTGATAAAACCCGCACTATTGGCTCATTCCGAGGGACTATACAAACATATGATTGGCGTGCGACGCGATGACCGATAGCATAGAGCGCCGATATAAGTCAGTTACTCACGACATCTCTGCGACAGAATCGCCAATTGAATATTTCCATCGCTAAGTCGCCGCGCAAACGCCCTCAATATTTTCCTGACTGTCTCCCAACCAATATTTTCGGTAAGTAATCAACTAAGCGCGAAGGAGTGATTGTCAGATCCCGGAGAAAAGATATTCGAAACGTCTTTCACTTCTACCTCTGACCGCTTCGGCGACTTAGGAAACCCCAACTTTTCCATACGTGAGATTAGCGTCGTACGCGGAATCCCAAGCCGCGCTGCGGCGCCATTACTACCCCCAATGGTCCAATTGGTTTCATCGAGAGTCCGATGGATATGGGCTCTCTCAGCATCGGCGAGCGTGACGACTGCTCGTATCTGAGGAGCCACCGCAATCAGCCTCAGTTCCTTCTCGCGTGGGGTGAGGACATCGCCGGGCGACGTAATTATTGCCCGCTCCACGAAGTTTTGAAGTTCGCGAATGTTGCCTGGCCAATGGTACTCGGCCAATAGCTCGAGAAGTTCGCATGGAATCTGGCTCACATGACGACCAAGCCGCTCATTGAGCCGACTCACAAAGTAGCGGACCAGCAATGGAATATCCTCTTTGCGCTGCCTGAGCGCTGGTAGGGCGATAGGAAAGACACTCAATCGGTAGTAAAGGTCCGCTCTGAAGGACTTTTCGTCGATCATCTGTTGAAGCTGAAGATTTGTGGCAGCGATGATTCTTACATCGACCTGCGTGGTTCGACTGCTACCGACTCGTTCGAACTGCTGCTCTTGGAGAACCCGCAAGAGCTTCGGTTGCAACTCGAGCGGCAGATCCCCGATCTCGTCAAGAAATAGCGTCCCGCCATGAGCCGCCTGGAACCGACCGACTGACTGTGAGACCGCACCGGTGAAAGCTCCTTTTTCATGTCCGAACAGCTCGCTCTCAAGCAACGCAGAGGGGATCGCAGCGCAGTTGACCGCGACAAAGGGCTTGTTACGTCTTGAGCCGTTATCGTGAACAGCTCGTGCCACAACCTCCTTCCCCGTCCCAGTCTCCCCCTGAATCAAAACGGCACAGCCTAGCGGCGCGACCATCTCTATATCTTCAATGACGCTACGAAATGCGTTACTTGAACCGATCAGGCTGTTTGAGAACATATCTGTGACCCTTCAATTGCGCGGGGAATGTGTTTCAGATAAGCGATATTTATTAATTGCGTCGTCGACGATCTTAAGAAGCTCCTCGCCGTCAAATGGCTTGTAGAGGAGCGCGATAGCGCCCAGTTCCATGGCGCGTTTAGCGGCCTCGTCGTCCTGATGTGCGGTTATGAACACAACAGGCAGCTTCGGCAGCTTCTGGATTGCTAGGCGTTGCAGTTCCCAACCGTCCATGCCCGGCATCCGGACGTCAGTGATCAAACAGCAGGACAGCTCGATGTCGCAATCGTTCATAAACGCTTCTGCCGAGCTAAAGAGCCTCGTCTCGAAACCCGCCGATGCAAGGAGATCGCTAACCGATTCACGAACTCGTATGTCGTCGTCGACCACAGCTACAACACACGGCTTAGATTGCTTAACCAATACGATCCCTCCCAACTTCAACGTCATCGTAGCCCGGTTGGAACGGCTTGCCAATTATCACTTTGTATAGATGGCCCTCAAAAAGACGTACATATTGGCTCCGGATTTGGATCCTTACATGCCCATCGTCACCAAGGTCAGAGAAAAAGGACCTCCCCAGTTGGCATTTTCTGGTTCCTGTGCAAAAGTTGATGTGCAGCAACATTGCTAAACATACTCCGGCTTCTTCACTGTGCTCCCTGGGAACTCCTGGATTCTTCTTTGGCCCACGTAAATTGATGCAAGAGAATTTGCAATGCAAACTGATCGCCCTACCATCTACATCCTCGACGACGACCTCCGAATACGAGAAGCACTCTCGGATCTTCTCTGCGCTTCCGGGTACACGGCAATTGCATTTGAAACGGCTCAGGACTATCTATCCTTCGAAAAAGTGAATGCCGAGTCCTGTCTCATCCTCGATATGGATATGCCTGGGATGACGG
This is a stretch of genomic DNA from Granulicella sp. WH15. It encodes these proteins:
- a CDS encoding sigma 54-interacting transcriptional regulator gives rise to the protein MFSNSLIGSSNAFRSVIEDIEMVAPLGCAVLIQGETGTGKEVVARAVHDNGSRRNKPFVAVNCAAIPSALLESELFGHEKGAFTGAVSQSVGRFQAAHGGTLFLDEIGDLPLELQPKLLRVLQEQQFERVGSSRTTQVDVRIIAATNLQLQQMIDEKSFRADLYYRLSVFPIALPALRQRKEDIPLLVRYFVSRLNERLGRHVSQIPCELLELLAEYHWPGNIRELQNFVERAIITSPGDVLTPREKELRLIAVAPQIRAVVTLADAERAHIHRTLDETNWTIGGSNGAAARLGIPRTTLISRMEKLGFPKSPKRSEVEVKDVSNIFSPGSDNHSFALS
- a CDS encoding response regulator, whose protein sequence is MASRSNRATMTLKLGGIVLVKQSKPCVVAVVDDDIRVRESVSDLLASAGFETRLFSSAEAFMNDCDIELSCCLITDVRMPGMDGWELQRLAIQKLPKLPVVFITAHQDDEAAKRAMELGAIALLYKPFDGEELLKIVDDAINKYRLSETHSPRN